The following is a genomic window from Prunus persica cultivar Lovell chromosome G7, Prunus_persica_NCBIv2, whole genome shotgun sequence.
TGCTATTAATGCGAGAAATCTGTGCGGAGTAAATTggtaaaaaaggaaagaagagccCCTGTTGGGCTTAAGGCTTTTGTTGATGCCTTTGggggtaaattaaattcatcatctcacaccttttttttttccctttgccCCCCCCCTACCCCCCCTACCaccacttctttttcttctccatcACATTCCCTTGATAGTTTTCAAGAAACTTGACAGGGAGTGCCTGATTCCTCCAGAAGTAAgttcttttgggtttcttctaattttctcttcttttttttcttctttcaatgTTGTTTATGTTAAGAAAAGATCATCTGTTTGAGGCAGGCATTCTCTAAACTTTAATTAAgacaataaatatttttttgttctgtttgATGATATGAATTCTCACCTACGAATTCAATTAGGAAAAATGTGAACATATAAACACACATATTCGacaatctctttctctctgttttgtttttcctattATGTTCTGCATTTGATAAACTAACTGTTGGAATCTGCAACAGAGTCAGAAGAGATGATCAGGTGTTTGCTTTTCATATCCTTGTTGATCCACGCAACTTTAGCAGCGAAAGCACCAAATGCAGCAGCGGAAGCACCAAATGCAGGACAGAAGGCCCCTGCGGGGTCTCCAACGAAGAAATGGCTGACTTTAAATGGTAATAACACCTTTTTGTTTACTATTTGGAGCTAACGAATTggccatttcaaaacgaaaacgaaaacaaaatcaataaaagaaTTCTTCAACCAAAAGTTGATCTACgctgcaaaaaagaaaaaagaaaaaagaaaaaaaagggcaagaaATTGGGCTTCTCAGAAGTTTCATTTGAGTGAATAAGGCCAATCTCAAGAAATAATTTGATAACTTGATATTAACTGAACCGAATTATGAGAGGAAACAACAAggtttcttcaacatttgCAGGAATGTCTAAACGTCTTTGACTTCTATGTTAACTATAACTAGTATCAAGTCAGTGTAATGACTTTCTGCAACTCATGATTTTACCTGCAGGACAAGAGCCCCTCGTTATAGCTCGTGGCGGGTTTTCGGGACTTTTTCCTGAATCCAGCACCTATGCGATTGACATGGCAAAGTCTCAAAGTTTGCCAGGGTACGCTTTCTTCTGCAATCTGCAGTTAACGAAAGATAGCGTTGGAATATGCCTGTCGAACATTCTGCTTGATAATACAACAACTATATCTATGTTCTACCCTAAAGACCAAAAGACTTACAATGTGAATGGGAAGGATATTCGTGGCTGGTTTGCTTTGGATTTTACAGCTGATCAGCTGTTAAACAATGTATCACGTAAGTTACTAATCAAGTAGACAACAACATTTATGGGTTAAGGTGACTAGTAATCATGCTTCGTTTTCTTGTGTTGTTCAATTCTTTTACAGTGACTCAAAACATTTTTTCCCGACCAAGTTACTTCGATGGTACTCTGCCAATAGCTACTGTTGAGGATGCTTTAGGAATTAAACCAGACAAATTCTGGCTGAACGTTCCGGTATCTCCGTATCCCTTTCTATACCACCAATGAGTTATTTTTGTAGAGTTGTTCTTCATCAGTCAtaaatcattttcattttcataatAAATGGTTTTGGTGTTTGGTTTGCTGTCTGTGGCATACAGTATGATACATTTTATAGCCAACACAAAATCAGTATGGCATCATTTGTTGAAAAGGTAATCAGATTTCCGTCTATGAATTATATCTCATCTCCTGAGATTGGTTTCTTGAAAACCGTAAGTGCAAAAGTGAACAAAGGGAGGACAAAGCTCATCTTCCAGTTCCTAGATCCTGAAGAAACTGaacccacaaccaaacaaAAGTACAGCGCACTTGTGAAGAATCTTGAGATGATCAAGTCAGTTGCCGCTGGAATCCTTGTCCCAAAAGAATACATATGGCCGGTCAATAAGAACAACTATTTGGAGGCTGCCACTACACTCGTGACTGAGGCTCACAAACAAGGGCTAGAAGTACATGCTTCTGGTTTCGCAAATGACATCGTGCTCCCTTATAATTACAGTTTTGATCCAACAGCTGAGTACCTGCAGTTTGTAGATCAGCCAAACTTTTCTGTTGATGGGGTGCTTACAGATTTCCCTCCTACCGCATCCGAAACCATCGGTGAGATATCAGCCTTTACTTATCTTTCATTCAATTTAATAGCACCTACTTGACAGACATTCATTTCACAAAACAAATGTTGGATTTCTGCCCCAATTAACCTGCCAATGCTTTCCTGGTGCAGCATGCTTTGCACAGAACAATAATAGTACCAAGCCTAAAAAAGGTAAGAATATTCTAGTAACTTTTGTACGCCAACAGTTGTGTTGTGAATCCTGTAATATTGTTGTTAGGAAGTTTCTTATAGAATTTTTGACTTTGCAGGACTTCCTTTGATCATAACAAGAAATGGAGCAAGTGGGACCTATCCTGGCTGCACAGACCTTGCTTATAAGCAAGCAGTAGATGATGGGGCTGACATAATAGATTGCTCAGTTCAACTGTCAAGTGATGGAGTTGCCTTCTGCTTAGATACCATAGACCTCAACTCAGGCACTAATGCATTATCTCAGTTCATGACCAAGAGTGAGACTATCCCTGAACTTCAAGCAGAAGCTGGAGTCTTCTCATTCCAGCTCTCATGGCATGAGATTCAGAGCTTGAAACGTAAGCTTCTTTACTTCAAAATCTGATATTGCTAGTAAGTAGCAAGCTTCTGAAAATCCCACCCCATCCCGTTAACGGTTCATCTTGGCTCTTTTTATTTCAGCTCAAATACAAAGCCCGTACGGAACTAAGGAAAAAGTATATAGAAACCCAGCTAACAAGGACGTGGGTAAACTGGTGACCCTCTCTGACTTCCTGGAGTTTTCTAAGACAAAGGCAGTTACTGGAATCTTGATAAACATTGAGGCAAGACTTTTAATAGTTTCAGTCATTTTGATTCTCAAACTCTTCTTATTATATATTCATTTTTGCTGAAAGTTAACGATGTTGTGGGATGAATTGTCAGAATGCTGCGTACCTAGCATCAAAGGCAGGTCTGGACATTGTGAAAACTGTAACCTCTGCCTTGAGCAATGCCACATTTGACAAGCAATCCACTCAGCAAGTGTTGATCAAATCAGATGACACTTCAGTGCTGTCCAAGTTCAAAGATGTGAAAACATACAGAAGGGTGCTCAACATTAAGGAGAAAATAAGTGATGCAACCAAGGCATCCGTGGATGAGATCAAGAAGTTTGCAGACGCAGTAACTGTCACCAAAGATTCCATTGTCAAAATCAGTGATTACTTCATTTCGGGGAAAACGAACGTTGTCAAGGAAATGAAGGCCGCAAACATCTCAGTGTATGTCCATTGGCTGAAGAATGAGTTCGTCAGTCTCATGTTTGATTATTTCTCCGACCCCATCATAGAGATTGCATCATATGTTCTAGACTACCAAGTTGATGGCATCGTCACCGATTTCCCAGCAACTGCTAACAAATATATGAGTAAGTATTATTGGTATAGTAGtgttatttttctgtttagtTACCTAATAAAACCACCCTCACAACAAGTTTTGACATGAACTTGCAGGGTGCCCATGTAATGATATGGACCCCAAAGCCAATATCCCATATCCCATTTTACCAGTGGAACCTGGTTCTTTGCTGGGTTTGGTAGTCCCCGAGGCATTGTCACCAGCACAAGCCCCAAGCCCAGCTCTTCAAGCTTCCAATGTCGCTGACCCCCCCCTTCCTGAAGTGGTGAAGAAAAGCGACACCAGCCCACCACCCTCCAGCAGTAGCTCTGATTCAACTGATTCCGGCTCCAAATCGACACCTGCTCCTGGATCTCCTGAAAAGTCAAGTGCTTTCGCAAATGCTGCCAATCTTTGTCTTTCCTTAGTTGCCATAGTGGTTCTCGCTTTGCTGGCAAATTAAGTAACCTTGGCCTTGAGCTTCTAAGATTACGTGAGTCTGTAATATACTTGCATAATTTATATAGTATAGTAAATATCGCAAATTAGACAGATTTATTCTGACTAGTTAAATTTATATCAAttcaattatgttgttttcaaGATTCCATTCAATTCATACCTACCAGTCAATCAACTCAAACCAACAACActaatctgatttttttcattaaccATATCCCTTACCCTTATTAAGATCAACTTGATATCAAGTAAAGGTCAAAATTTTATTACATCATTGGATCAGGTTGAGCATTTAACATGGTAAAAGGTATAAACTTCTACCAAGGGTTATGGGTCGCTCGCTCTTAATTTTCCaagcaaaatttaaaaataaaaataaaaacaggggaaaaataataatattcgaTCAAATATGGAAATCAATGAAGAGACAACGAGGCTCAGATTCGCCTTTTTTCAGACAAAAGAGGAAGGAAACGCAGCCTTCCATGGCTGCGACCACGGGCGCCACCTGTGGATGAAAGGACAGAATAGTCATTTTCACCGACAGATCAACCGGGTCGCCCCGCCAAGGAAACCGGGTCACCATTTCCACGGTCTGGTTTTACAGAAGCTATAAATATCATCACCGCCTCTTGACTTTCGGTAACTattacagagagagagagagagagtgagaaaagaagaagaagaagaagaagatgatgatgatgatgaggaagagggagagagagagagggctgtTTGGTTGCATCGCATGTAACATAAGGTTGGGTGAAAATCATCGGCTCCGCTGACATTCAGAGAGGGGGCAACCAACCCTCAGGAACACCCCAAACGGCCTCCCTGAGAGCAAAGCCTCATTCTTAAACTAATGAGCCTTAAACCCTAACCCTCTGCTGCCTCAGGCCTATTTTATAATGCTCCGGACTTGAGggaagggtattttggtcagtCTGGTATCATGAAACTTTCTGAGACACGAGATATTTGGACTCAATTTGTCTTTgggttttcataattttaactTGAGAAGAAGTTGCAAAACAGTGCTATTTCTGTTATATACAAAATTTTCTCCTTATTTTACCTACTTATTTGGCCCCTATTTTGGATAATATAGATTAAGTTGGGTAtttgttatttctttttaaatttcagaTTCGTCCCGTCTTGTAAccgaaagaaaaaagttggtAACTGGTATGAGAGTCCAGAATTTAACATGcataataaatatgcaaaaacGTTTTGTTACCATTAACTATAGAAATCGGAAGTCCATAATTTGCATTTGGCAATGGCTTAGAATCTTCTACTGAACACCACTAACAGGACTTCTCAATCTCATAATCTCAATGACAAAATTTTTTCCTTGTccattgaaattcaaaaatccGAACGATCAAGCATATCTACCAGAGTCATCCTCCTTGGGAACCTAGGTGGCAGCCTCAAATACATGGCATCTTCAATCTCAATTGGCTGATGTGTTGCCACAATCACAATTCCACCTTTCTTCCTATGCTCTGCAATGATATATTCAAGCAACTTCAGCCCCTCAGTGTCCAAAGCAACAGAAGGCTCATCAAGCAACCAGATTGGCCTATCCATTGCCAGCAACCTCGCGAGCTGCAGCCTTTTCCGCTGCCCCATAGACAGCATTCTTGCTTTCTCCTTTGCCAGTCTCCCAAGCCCCATCAGCTCCAAAGCTGGCATTGAATTCCCCTGCTTGCCTTCAAGAACTTCAAACCACTGAACATTGTCCAGAACTGTGAACTTCTCCTTCACAGCATCTTTAAGGGAGAGCCAGTTAAGTTGAAGCTTGTACTGGTGGAAAACACCTGAATCTGTGATGTCATGGCCGTTCCACAGGACCTGACCAGCTGAAGGACGAGAAAATCCAGCCAACATACGCAGGAAGGTAGTCTTGCCTGAGCCATTAGTGCCCATCAGTACAAGTGCTCCACCATCATGAATGGAGGCATTTACATGTCTCAAGATTTGTTGGGCATTCCTCATGCAAGAGACATTGTCGAGAAGGAGACGGGGAAGCGGGGGCTTTCTGAGAGACATCAGGGTCTATGAAACAGGAAAACTGCAGCTAATGCTAGACTATCAAAGAACTTTTGAAGTGTTTATTATCTGCAGTTGATGTTCAAGTGTTTATTATAGCTGTAATCAGAAAATTTCTCTAAGAAAGTTAAGGAAAATAAGGAGAGGAGAGTTATACTTGGAATCAACGGATGAAGCAAAAGAACATGTTGAAAATCAAAACTCAAGGTTTAATTTTTCTCTGaacaaaactaaaatcaaACTGTAATTGCATCAGGAGGAACGGAGCAAATTTGAATGCAATGCAGTATCGTCATAGAAAGTTTTAAcccaaatgaaaagaagaaaatccaTTGCAAACTTTCCTGAACGATTTGATTACTATATCGTCTgaataaaatgcaaaaatcaAGAGAAACGCGATCCACATATGGATTGGCATAACAAAACACAAGCATCTGGGTATTATCCATAATCATGCAGACAGATTCACtgggaaaacaaataaaaacacatcAGAATTCTCATTGAATCAAACACAAACAGAGGCAAACAAGACAGACTGAAGCACAATATGTTATCTAATTAAATAGAAAAgttaattgaataattaaatttcataaagtcaCACAATTTTGCAAAATTAAACAAAGCGGCGAGGTCAAaaagggtttttatttttattttatttttatttttatttgaataataaaaacccCATTTGGGATTGATGTTCATATTGGGTATGACAGTAACGGATTCAAAAAGTCAAAAGAGCCAAGCAGATGTGAGGCAGACGCTGATGAAAAGGAAGAGCAGCTGGTGCAAGCAGAAGGAAAAATTGAACTCAAATCAACTCAACCTATAACTttcattttgtaatatttttcaCACTTCTTTCTGCCAGAAAGAAAGTAAACAATTCCatgaaaaactaaagaaactaaaaagGATGACTTACCGGCGATAGCTCAGTGAGTCAGTGCTGGCGAAACAGTCACAGATGGGGATTCATTTTATCTAATTACCATTTGAACACCAGCCAGAGATCATGAATTCGAAAGAGGAAAATCAAAGTTACAGAGAATGTGCAATACCCAGAAACCAAAACACAttaaaattgcaaaaactTATCAAAGAATAAGACTTTATACTATTAAGTGAGAAGTGAAACCTGGTTGCTGGAGCGTCAAGGTAAGCTTCGTCGTGAGTGAGATCAGATGCGACGATAAGTAATtgtaaagaaagaagggagggagagagctgAAAACAAATGGGGTCTGATTTGAGTTTGGGTTAATTTGGGTGGTATGGCTATCGGGTGGGTCTCTCTAGTTGGGTAATATCCATTTAActttttcaccaaaaaatactTCTATAatcttttgggctttttttgtttaattgcactttactttttcacaaaaaaataaatacaatttatttcctattcTCTCGTTGATAAATTTAACAAGTTATGATTTGATGTGATACTGGTCTTGGTCAtaaatttttcatctttttttgtttgtttaataaCTAGCGATTAGCATTTTTCTCTGTGctgtgatttttttatttttttatttttttatagaatcTCTGTGCCTACGATTCaaaattatgatatttttttctGTAATCGCTATTTTTTAACAACCTGGGTTTCCATTAATCTGCTTAGTACTAAAGCGAGGCGATAGAGTATATgtgaaaaagcaaagaaaaaggaggaggaggcggCTTATAGAAAGCAGAAATTGTAAAGGAGACTTCAATAGAATAGTaatgaaaggaaagaaattgcAATTGTCATTCGGCCTGCCGTTTACAAAAGGCACATTACATATTTATAGTTGCAAACAAGGAAACCTAGATGATTGGTCCTCTTGAACACAATTTACATGATCTCCTTACCCCTCTGATGGAGTACAGATTTATGCACAACTTCCCCACCTGAGCTAACAAAGTAGGTTACCTGCAGCCCAAAATAAGGAAAGAACAAATGTATCAAACATGATAAACAAGGGATacctttttaataaaataaagctgTAATGAAACAGCACAAGAAATGAATACCCACAATCTCTAGTGTGCTGACTCTATGAAGAAGAAACCCATCCTCCATTTGGCCCGTGTTCCCAAGGTAGCTCAGGCTGTGTCGTCGGACACTGCTAGCACAACCCTGCGCACTTAAGTATGCATTCTGGAGAATAACATGTATTGGTGAGGAGAGGACTTGGGAGTCAGATTTGGCATTTTAATTGGAATCGGTGCAGAAATAAGGTATTAGtgaataccaaaaaaaaaaaaatcttaccacttcaaatttcataaaaataagttGTAGAGACTCAAAAACTTTCTTTGCTCCCATTCCCTCCTCACCATCTTCACAAATAGCCAATGGGTGGAATCCAACGACTATGCGCCTATATGGCAATACAAGCCAGTTAGACATTGGAAGATTAGTTATCactttctgaaaaaaaaaaatctcaaggAGCGAGGCTAATTGGAAACCCATTCTTAAAGTCATATCTTCTATACTGCAGAAATTCCAGTTCATGTAAGCATCAgaatgaaaaccaaaattttagaGTTGGATTGCAAAAATAACAGCTTCAAAACAGAAACAATATGAGTCATGAAATATCAATTATCAGAAAACACCAAAATTGAAAGaacatttcacaatttcttcaagcttttttgtgtttttaagaTATTGCTAGCACATAAGATCAGAAAAGCCAAGAACATAAATCAACTACAAATAGCAGGGCCAAACAACTAATTAATTTTACCAGTTACTACTGGTTGCTTCTAGTGTCCTTTTCAGCCAATGTAACTGATTGTTTCCGAACCCACCTAATGATCCGGTGCCCTTCACGTTGAAAATAAGTTCAAGTAAGAAAGTAGAACAAAAAGctacatatatacagcaaccgtgtataaatatataaatagatgataatatacatatatatatatatatatatatcaacccTTGGATGAACTGCCAgtcaagaaaagaaggaaatctATACAGGACATCTTTATAtgacttgaagaaaaaaataaagataaaaaaaactccTAAGTCATTAAACAGACAAACAGCTTAGAAAGCTTACACAAAATAGGATCGGAtagataaaattgaaaaacaaaatagtacATACCTGTAACAATCCAGTATCCACCACAATGACATCTAAGGTTTTCTCGTAAGGTAAATTGATCTTCTTTTGGAAGTAACCTCCTCCGTGTCTTTCTGAAACTCTAGTGGTGTACCTACAAGTGCTACTATTCATGCCTTAAccaggaaaaaataaacaacagtGCAAACAGCATAGCTGAACCTCAGACTCGGCAATAAGAACATTATATTAGATTAATGTACCCAATTCAAAGAATATTACATAGAGGATAGCATACCAGGGAAGTTTCAGTGATGAGAAAAGCAGGGTACCCTGTAAAAGAATATATCCACCATTGTTACCAACAGTTGAAAGGAACAACTTCTAGTCTTCAACAATTGTAATCTATCAACTTTATCCATTTTGTTGAAGTACATAGTGTTAAGAGTATGTAGATCTAGGATTGTGACAAGTGTCACTTAGTCATTGACTGATGCAGACTAGAAGTTGGTCCTTTGAATCAGAAAGAGCCTTATAAAGCTTAACTCTCTGTATTGTATGGTAATCTGAGAAATAATACATAAaagttcatcttcttcttaatTGTCTCTCTATTTCAGTTTCGTTAACATGGTATCAAGAGCCAACAGAGAGTTAAGCTTTATAAGGCTCTAACTGATTACAACAGCTTACTAACTAATTCTAACATCAGTCAATGACTAAGTAACACTTGTCACAATCCTAGATCTACATACTCTAACACATAGAATATACCTCCATTTATGATTAATCCCATCATATTAAGATTCTTAAAAGATCCTTCTTCCATGTTGAGAGATACATACTTACAATAATCAAGCAGAATGGTGGCTTTGCAGCTCAAATGTTTTGAGGAAAAAAACAACCTTACATTCTGCATGAGCGGATCATCTTTCCCAAGATCACTAATGTCCACCACGAACTTTGCCTTGTACTTCTTTACCACCTTCTCCATCTTTATCAACAAGAAGAACCACAATTAATCCAGGGAAAATATTGTCAAGGCCCTCACAACTCTGCTCACTTAAAGTAATCAAAGGAAAAAGTGGAAACAAGATTCCTCTGCAAACAATATCATAGTACTACTCCCACAGAAACAGAGGTAACTATCCGGCCATTCAGCTGAGCCTTTCATTTagcaccaaaacaaaaccacaCATGTATAACGTAGATTATTTCCTTCAAGTTTCCCCATATTTCCTAACATTAACAACAATCATATCCGCCAAGATAGCATTAGGGGAGATAAAAATCTTCGCTTTATAGAATATAGGCCAAATTCCTTACTTTGATTATTCAAGAAGCATTATAACTTAAGAAACTGACCTGTTTGAGAAGATGGGTCTGTTGATTGAGAGGTCTGAAGCCCCCTCCAACGCTAATAAAGTAAAGATCAAGGGGTCTCGTCCCATTTGTACCATGGTACATAGGCTTCTGAGGCTGACCCAGTTGAAAAGCAAGGTAGAGACTAAAGCACAAACATGCCTGCGCCACCAAAGTAGGAACCCAAGAGGGTTTTTCCATTCGATAACAATCTCACTCACTGCCTCTCTTTCTGCTCGGTAAGATTAAGCTAGTACAGATCTGAATATTGTTGATGAACCTGCACTGCACATGATGTGCACGCACTTCACTGTGAGTCTCGGGAAAACCACACAAAATGACTTGATTTTGAGGGTATATATATTCCATTTCCATTTATTTTCAGCATCTAAAGTTTATCCTATGCTATATTGATGCTGACATATACTCCATTATTCATTATTGATGATGAACACGTCTTAAGATTCTGTGAAGGTTCCAACCTAAGAAGTTTCGATGATGAACACGTCTTAAGATGATGTGAGATTTGAGAAGTTTCGTCTGTGTCTCggtattatttattaaagagcatctacaatcatgttatttattttttagttaaaatttagctaaaaatatataaaagttattttagaaactttttataaaatttgaactctaATCATATTTCCTAGTTTAGAGAGTCATAAATaccataattattttttaattcaatataattggtccatctctatacaaaataatataaaaaaataatttacattaattaaaagtttaaaatatgcataaaacaaagcaacattaaattatagggaacCATCAGgagttctttttctctccttagATTTAGGATCTCTTAGAACATCAAtaatcatgctctctattttttagttaaaatttagctaaaaacactataaagctattttaggagctctttataaaatttcaacttcaaccATACTCCCTAGTTTAAAGagtcataaatatttttaataaattttaattcaaattttgaataaagtGTAGACACAAaagcaataataaaaaatagttggcattaaataaatacttaaaataatattaaatatagaAGCATTTAATTATACGGAGTCATTAGGAgtactttctctctcctcagatttaggagctcatAGAGCTCTCCATATTTTAGGAGCTGAATAGGAAGCATAGTTGGAGGTGGGTTTTTCAATTCCTccctaaattttagctaaggaggtggtttagagagcccattgtggatgctcttaagTATCTCCAGCTgatatgtcaaattgtcacatggacataaaatgacaaaaattgaaTGTTAAAATTCCTCCAATCGAATAGTCAAATCCTACATGAATTTGAAGATTAGAAGAGATAtatcaaaaataacatatcaaaaagcttgatgtcaaatattattttaatatttttttagtcaTGAACCCCACTATCATTTACTctcttttaaaactttatgTATCATATGAGCcccattgtttttaaaaatataataaaataatatggtaTTGGTTGGG
Proteins encoded in this region:
- the LOC18769589 gene encoding ABC transporter I family member 1 isoform X2; this translates as MSLRKPPLPRLLLDNVSCMRNAQQILRHVNASIHDGGALVLMGTNGSGKTTFLRMLAGFSRPSAGQVLWNGHDITDSGVFHQYKLQLNWLSLKDAVKEKFTVLDNVQWFEVLEGKQGNSMPALELMGLGRLAKEKARMLSMGQRKRLQLARLLAMDRPIWLLDEPSVALDTEGLKLLEYIIAEHRKKGGIVIVATHQPIEIEDAMYLRLPPRFPRRMTLVDMLDRSDF
- the LOC18769589 gene encoding uncharacterized protein LOC18769589 isoform X4 — protein: MEKPSWVPTLVAQACLCFSLYLAFQLGQPQKPMYHGTNGTRPLDLYFISVGGGFRPLNQQTHLLKQMEKVVKKYKAKFVVDISDLGKDDPLMQNGTLLFSSLKLPWHE
- the LOC18769589 gene encoding uncharacterized protein LOC18769589 isoform X3; the protein is MNSSTCRYTTRVSERHGGGYFQKKINLPYEKTLDVIVVDTGLLQGTGSLGGFGNNQLHWLKRTLEATSSNWRIVVGFHPLAICEDGEEGMGAKKVFESLQLIFMKFEVNAYLSAQGCASSVRRHSLSYLGNTGQMEDGFLLHRVSTLEIVTYFVSSGGEVVHKSVLHQRGKEIM
- the LOC18769589 gene encoding uncharacterized protein LOC18769589 isoform X1, yielding MEKPSWVPTLVAQACLCFSLYLAFQLGQPQKPMYHGTNGTRPLDLYFISVGGGFRPLNQQTHLLKQMEKVVKKYKAKFVVDISDLGKDDPLMQNGTLLFSSLKLPWYTTRVSERHGGGYFQKKINLPYEKTLDVIVVDTGLLQGTGSLGGFGNNQLHWLKRTLEATSSNWRIVVGFHPLAICEDGEEGMGAKKVFESLQLIFMKFEVNAYLSAQGCASSVRRHSLSYLGNTGQMEDGFLLHRVSTLEIVTYFVSSGGEVVHKSVLHQRGKEIM
- the LOC18769651 gene encoding glycerophosphodiester phosphodiesterase GDPDL7, which produces MIRCLLFISLLIHATLAAKAPNAAAEAPNAGQKAPAGSPTKKWLTLNGQEPLVIARGGFSGLFPESSTYAIDMAKSQSLPGYAFFCNLQLTKDSVGICLSNILLDNTTTISMFYPKDQKTYNVNGKDIRGWFALDFTADQLLNNVSLTQNIFSRPSYFDGTLPIATVEDALGIKPDKFWLNVPYDTFYSQHKISMASFVEKVIRFPSMNYISSPEIGFLKTVSAKVNKGRTKLIFQFLDPEETEPTTKQKYSALVKNLEMIKSVAAGILVPKEYIWPVNKNNYLEAATTLVTEAHKQGLEVHASGFANDIVLPYNYSFDPTAEYLQFVDQPNFSVDGVLTDFPPTASETIACFAQNNNSTKPKKGLPLIITRNGASGTYPGCTDLAYKQAVDDGADIIDCSVQLSSDGVAFCLDTIDLNSGTNALSQFMTKSETIPELQAEAGVFSFQLSWHEIQSLKPQIQSPYGTKEKVYRNPANKDVGKLVTLSDFLEFSKTKAVTGILINIENAAYLASKAGLDIVKTVTSALSNATFDKQSTQQVLIKSDDTSVLSKFKDVKTYRRVLNIKEKISDATKASVDEIKKFADAVTVTKDSIVKISDYFISGKTNVVKEMKAANISVYVHWLKNEFVSLMFDYFSDPIIEIASYVLDYQVDGIVTDFPATANKYMRCPCNDMDPKANIPYPILPVEPGSLLGLVVPEALSPAQAPSPALQASNVADPPLPEVVKKSDTSPPPSSSSSDSTDSGSKSTPAPGSPEKSSAFANAANLCLSLVAIVVLALLAN